In the genome of Bradyrhizobium arachidis, one region contains:
- a CDS encoding histone deacetylase family protein — protein sequence MKAVHTELHRSHDPQFFLVRGVVKRTTEQPERADRLLKGLKDGKHQLVEPKGFGQGPRARIHSPEYLTFLSEAWDAWTALGDSGPEMIGNIHPVRHAATYPTHIVGKLGWHTADTAAPIGPGTWAAACAATDVAVTAAQMVMDGEDATYALCRPPGHHAYRDMAGGFCFLNNSAIAAAHLRLKHERVVILDVDVHHGNGTQGIFYARPDVYTISIHADPVAYYPFVWGYAHERGEGPGLGTNLNIPLAIGTGDDDYIQAMDVARKAIESFAPGALVIALGLDASEHDPLRGLAVTTPGFRRIGQAIAKLGLPTVFVQEGGYLSDILGANLTSVLAGFEEAR from the coding sequence GTGAAAGCCGTCCATACCGAACTGCATCGTAGCCACGATCCGCAATTCTTCCTGGTTCGCGGCGTCGTCAAGCGCACCACCGAGCAACCCGAGCGCGCCGACCGCCTGCTCAAGGGACTGAAGGACGGCAAGCATCAACTGGTCGAACCCAAGGGATTCGGGCAGGGGCCGCGTGCACGCATCCACAGCCCGGAATACCTGACATTCCTCAGCGAAGCCTGGGACGCCTGGACCGCGCTCGGCGATTCCGGTCCGGAGATGATCGGCAACATCCATCCCGTGCGCCATGCCGCGACCTATCCGACCCATATCGTCGGCAAGCTCGGCTGGCACACCGCCGACACCGCGGCGCCGATCGGTCCCGGCACCTGGGCCGCGGCCTGCGCTGCGACCGACGTTGCTGTCACCGCGGCGCAGATGGTGATGGACGGCGAGGATGCGACCTATGCGCTCTGCCGTCCGCCCGGCCATCACGCCTATCGCGACATGGCCGGCGGCTTCTGCTTCCTCAACAACAGCGCGATCGCAGCCGCACATCTGCGGCTCAAGCACGAGCGCGTCGTGATCCTCGACGTCGACGTCCATCATGGCAACGGCACGCAAGGCATTTTTTACGCACGGCCGGACGTCTACACGATCTCGATCCACGCCGATCCCGTTGCGTACTATCCCTTCGTGTGGGGCTATGCCCATGAGCGCGGCGAGGGCCCGGGCCTCGGCACCAATCTGAACATTCCCCTCGCCATCGGCACCGGCGATGACGACTACATCCAGGCGATGGACGTTGCGCGCAAGGCGATCGAGTCCTTTGCGCCCGGCGCCCTCGTCATCGCGCTCGGCCTCGATGCCTCCGAGCACGATCCGCTGCGCGGCCTCGCCGTCACCACGCCCGGCTTCCGGCGCATCGGCCAGGCCATCGCCAAGCTCGGCCTGCCCACCGTGTTCGTGCAGGAAGGCGGCTATCTCTCCGATATTCTGGGCGCGAACCTGACCTCGGTGCTGGCGGGGTTTGAAGAGGCAAGGTGA